From Thermoanaerobaculia bacterium:
ATCGTGTACAGCGTGACGTAGGCGGGGATCAGCCAGAAGTACACGATCGGGTGAAGCGTCCACGCGAAGAGCGCCCGGGCGAGACCGACGTCGATCGTGGAGGCGAGCCCGAGCGAAGCGGGAAGGAGCTGGAACACGACCTCGGCGACGACGCCCACCAGCGTCCATGCCCAGAGGAGCGCGCAGGCCGTCATCCCGAACTGCGCGAGCGGGACCGGCCGTCCCGGATTCTCGCGCTTCCAGTCGCGCGTCATGAGCATCGTGATCACGATCCAGGGGATCGAGCCGACGAGGAGGAGCGCGGCGCCGGCGTAGAAGCTCCAGTGCGCGAGCTGCGGCGGATAAAAAGTGTAGAGGATCGTCGCCTTGCCGGAGACGATCGAGAACGCCGCGACGAGCGTGCCGAAGAGCATCGTCGCGAATCCCGCCCACGCGATCCGCGGAGCGCGGAGGGGCCGGCCGAGCGCCGTCGCGGTCACGAAGAAGCCGAAGCCGACGATGAAGAACGTCGTGAGGACGTACGCCATGACGACGCCGTGGAGCGTCGTCGACTCGTAGTAGGCCGAGGCCGACGCCGGGAGATGGCCGCTGCGCTCGAGGAGCTGGTACAGGCCGAGGATCGCGGCGATCGCGAAGAGGCCGAACCCGACCCAGAAGTTCGCGAGCGCCAGACCCGCCGGCCGGCGCGCGCCGGGAGCCGCCGCGGCGCTCATCGGGGCGTCACCCGCACGCGGGCCCACATCGACTGGTGTCCGAGGCCGCAGTATTCGTTGCAGAAGAGCGGGACCGTCACGCTGCCGTCGGGATTGCGCACCCCGGCCTTCGCGACCGAATCGAAGTCGATCGTCGTGCGCACCTCCGAGACGTAGCCGGGGACGACCTGGGTGCCGATGTTCGTGCCGGCGACGTGCAGGCCGTGCAGCACGTCGGCGCTCGCGGCGCGGATGACGATCGGCGTTCCGGCCGGCAGCGTGAGCTCCTGCGGCACGACGTGAAAGCGCGCCATGACGAGGCGGGCGACGACGGTGCCGTCCTTCTCCCGGCGCACGCCGAGATGGTCCTCCGCGAACTCGGGCGTCAGGTGCAGCCGGGTCGAGTCGATCGTCTCGACGTTGCTCGGAGGGTGGATGCCCATGGCGACCGCCGTGTAGACGACGATGCCGATCATCACCGCGACGAGGAGAACCGCGATCGCCGCCCAGCGCTTCTCGAGCCGGTGAACGTGCACCGTTGCCCTTTCAGCGCACCGGGCCGTCGGCGAGGAAGCGGCCGAAGTAGAGAGCGGCCCAGCCGGCGAAGAGCAGGAACCCGACGATGAGCATCAGCGCGAAGGTCCCTCTCGGAGCCTGCGCGAGGATCTCTTGCTCGTCCGATCGGTCACGCTCCATGAATCCTCCGTGCGTTTCCGGAGTGGTTTGCGCGATTATACGCGGGGATATGCCCGAGATGGCCGTCACCGCGTTTCTCGTCGGGCTCGCCGGCGGCGTCCATTGCGCGGTGATGTGCGGCGGGCTCGTCGCGGCGTTCAACGTCCGGCCGATCTCCGCCGGCGGCCTTCCCGCCCGCCGCCCGCCGCGCGGCATCCTGCGGCAGCTCGGCTACAGCGGGGGAAGGATCGCGAGCTACACGATCGCCGGCGCGATTGCCGGAAGCGTCGGAAGCCTGGGCCTCCTCTACGGCCGGGCGCTCTCCGCGCGCCTCGTGCTGCTTCTCGCGGCGAACACCATGATCGTCCTGCTCGGCCTGTACCTGGCGGGCGCCGGAAACACCGTCGCCTTCCTCGAAAAGGGAGGCGCGGTGCTCTGGCGCGCCCTCGTCCGCGCGGGAGCCCGCCTGTCCCCGGCGGAGAGTCCGCTCCGGGCGTTCGCGGTCGGCCTCGCGTGGGGCTGGATCCCCTGCGGCCTCGTCTACGGCGTGCTCGCGACGGCGGCGGTCTCCGGGAGCGGCGCGCGGGGCGCCGCCGTGATGGGCGCATTCGGTCTCGGCACGCTCCCGAACCTCCTCGCCGCCGGCCTCGCTGCGGAAAAGCTCCGCCGGCTCACGCGCCGGCCTCGCGTGCGGCTCGCCGCCGGAGTCTTCGTCGTCCTGCTCGGGCTGATCGGGTTCGCCCGGATCCCGCAGGTGCGCGAGCATCTCGGGCACGGCCTCCACCGGATGACCGTCCCGGTCAGCCGCGCGCGAGCCGCAGCGAATTGAGGACGACGACGACCGAGCTCGCCGACATCCCGAGCGCGGCCTCCCACGGCGGGAGGAGCCCCGCCGCCGCGAGGGGAACGAAAAGAGCGTTGTAGGCCAGCGCCCAGGCGACGTTCTGGACGAGGACGCGGCGGCACCGCCGGGCCAGGCGCCGCGCCGCGGCGAGCGGGGCGAGGCTGCCGCCGAGGATCACGAAGTCGCTCGTCAGACGGGAGAGCGCGGGCGCCTCCTCGAAGGAGACCGACGTTCCACAGGCGGCCAGCGCCGGCGCGTCGTTCAACCCGTCGCCGACGAAGAGGAGCGGCGCCGAGCCGCGCCGGCCGGTCGCCCAGGAGAGCTTGTCCGCCGGCCGCATCCCCGCCCGCCATTCGTCGAAACCCAGGGCACGGGCGATCCTCGCGACCGGCTCCGGCGCGTCGCCCGAGAGCAGGACCGTTCGACGGATGCCGGCGCGGCGGAGCTGTGCGACGAGGGTCTCGGCGCCCGGACGAAGCTCCTCGGCGAGCACGAAGAGGGCGAAGCGGCTTGCGCCGTCCGTCAGACACGCGACCACCCGGCCGCGCGCGCGGGCGGCGGCGATCTCGGAGTCGAACGCGCCGCACCCTTCCGGAAAGGCGAGCTCCGGCGATCCGAGCCGCCAGCGCGTTCCCTCGAGGGTGCCGGCAACACCCATCCCCGGATGGCGCTCGACGCCGCACGGGACGACGGGCGCAGCCCGCGCCGACGCGCGCAGCGCGCGCCCCGCCGGATGCGAAGAGCCCGCTTCGAGGGCCGCCGCGATCCCGAGCGCCTCCGCGCGGCCGAGGCCTCCGGCGAGAGAGACGCTCTCGAGAACGAGCGCCGGCCCCGTGAGCGTTCCCGTCTTGTCGAAGACCGCGGTGTCCGCGGCCGCGAGCTCCTCGACCGCCGCCATCCGCGCGGGGAGCACCCCCTCCCGGAGGAGCCTTCCCGCCGTGACCGCGAGGGCGAGCGGTGTCGCGAGCGCGAGCGCGCAGGGGCACGTCACGATGAGGACCGCGACGGCCGCCGCAAGCGACCGTGATGGATCCCGAAAAGCCCAGAACGCCGCCGCGGCCGCGGCGAGAACGAGGACGACGGCGACGAGCCCCGCGGCGAGGAGGTCCGCCATCCGCGCCGACGGAGGCCGGGAAGCGAGGCCGCGCTCGAGCAGCCGGTGGATCTCTCCGAGCGTCGAGTCGCTGCCGGCGCGCGTGACCCGTGCGAGGACCGGCTGGTCGAGATTCGCACTGCCGGCGACGACGGCGTCGCCGGGAGCGCGCCGGCGCGGCGCGGGCTCGCCCGTGACGACCGACTCGTCGAAGGCGGACGTCCCTTCGAGCAGGACGGCGTCGGCGGCGACGACCTCGCCGGGGAACACGCGGATCACGTCGCCCGCCGCGAGGTCGAGCGCGGCCGTCTCGACTTCCCCCGCCGCGTCGACGCGCCTCGCGCGCGCGGGCCGGATCACGGCGAACCGGTCGAGCACGGCGGCGGCGCGAAGGCGCGCCCGCGTCTCGAACGCGCGCGCGAGCAGGACGAAGAAGACGAGCATCGCGATCGCGTCGAAATAGACGGGGCCTCGTCCCGCGACCGTCGCCGCGGCGCCGCCGACCCACGCCGCGAGGAGCCCGATCGCGATCGGGACGTCCATCCCGGCGCGCCGGGAGCGGAGGTCGCGCCAGGCGCCGGCGAAGAACTCCCGGCCCGGGTACGCCAGCAGGAGCGCGGACG
This genomic window contains:
- a CDS encoding cytochrome C oxidase subunit II; translated protein: MHVHRLEKRWAAIAVLLVAVMIGIVVYTAVAMGIHPPSNVETIDSTRLHLTPEFAEDHLGVRREKDGTVVARLVMARFHVVPQELTLPAGTPIVIRAASADVLHGLHVAGTNIGTQVVPGYVSEVRTTIDFDSVAKAGVRNPDGSVTVPLFCNEYCGLGHQSMWARVRVTPR
- a CDS encoding heavy metal translocating P-type ATPase — encoded protein: MEGAARADAPDTAAGCFHCGLAVPAGGRWRGEVLGRMCEFCCGGCLAIAEAIGGGGLADYYRLRTVSAPTAGSGDAVDDDRFFDREDLQETFVRRVGPHREASLFIEGVRCPACLWLNERRLQAVPGVVEAVVPYAGTTARVRWDPSRVALGAILAAVREIGYEARPIDARHREGLSEEAARRDAASLVFAGVVGMMVMNLALAAYFMGVPDGAGRMPLWESFGRWAGLGASALLLAYPGREFFAGAWRDLRSRRAGMDVPIAIGLLAAWVGGAAATVAGRGPVYFDAIAMLVFFVLLARAFETRARLRAAAVLDRFAVIRPARARRVDAAGEVETAALDLAAGDVIRVFPGEVVAADAVLLEGTSAFDESVVTGEPAPRRRAPGDAVVAGSANLDQPVLARVTRAGSDSTLGEIHRLLERGLASRPPSARMADLLAAGLVAVVLVLAAAAAAFWAFRDPSRSLAAAVAVLIVTCPCALALATPLALAVTAGRLLREGVLPARMAAVEELAAADTAVFDKTGTLTGPALVLESVSLAGGLGRAEALGIAAALEAGSSHPAGRALRASARAAPVVPCGVERHPGMGVAGTLEGTRWRLGSPELAFPEGCGAFDSEIAAARARGRVVACLTDGASRFALFVLAEELRPGAETLVAQLRRAGIRRTVLLSGDAPEPVARIARALGFDEWRAGMRPADKLSWATGRRGSAPLLFVGDGLNDAPALAACGTSVSFEEAPALSRLTSDFVILGGSLAPLAAARRLARRCRRVLVQNVAWALAYNALFVPLAAAGLLPPWEAALGMSASSVVVVLNSLRLARG
- a CDS encoding sulfite exporter TauE/SafE family protein, which codes for MPEMAVTAFLVGLAGGVHCAVMCGGLVAAFNVRPISAGGLPARRPPRGILRQLGYSGGRIASYTIAGAIAGSVGSLGLLYGRALSARLVLLLAANTMIVLLGLYLAGAGNTVAFLEKGGAVLWRALVRAGARLSPAESPLRAFAVGLAWGWIPCGLVYGVLATAAVSGSGARGAAVMGAFGLGTLPNLLAAGLAAEKLRRLTRRPRVRLAAGVFVVLLGLIGFARIPQVREHLGHGLHRMTVPVSRARAAAN